In the Onychostoma macrolepis isolate SWU-2019 chromosome 08, ASM1243209v1, whole genome shotgun sequence genome, agtaaataactgtggtaAATAATATGTACTGACATTCAGGTGAAATGttaaatgcaatatattatTGATATGTAGGACTTTCTTGTGAGCTCATCAAAACTTTTCAATTCTTTGTAGATAACAGTTCTGGATATGGCTGGCCAGAAGGGGAATTTGTAAGTATTGTGGAAATATCACTTGTCTAAACACAAAGTTAAAAGGTGTGGGAACATTCATACTTCCTGTTGTGTTTATCACTTCCCTTACTGTACTAATAGATAACAGCTGATTTTTGCAAGACGCTTTCATGAAGTCATCTTGATGAGCATCTATTATCCATCAGTCTTCTCTGAGTGCTGTGATCTCAACAGTTTATTAGTATAAGTAACTCAATCCCACATTACATTAGCATTTTCTCAGAACCTCTCAAAAAATAGTTGGAACATCACATGCTGGGAAAACAGCTACTTTTGAATGCTCGTCAATATAAAAAGATGTTTCTCTTGCCCCTTAAATGGCTAATCTGAACCATAATTAATAACATCATTGCATATGAATAATTACCTCTCGTGACCCATTTATGAATGCATGTGAGCTTCTTTTATACACAATTGATCAATCCCAACCATTTTCAGGATGAGGAAGATGGTGATACATATGAAGCTCCACCATGTGAACGTTCCCCCGTTAAAGTCCAACCACGCCATGTAGAGGAGAATGTTTACCTgggtatctatctatctatctatctatctatctatctatctatcttagtGTCTAATGTAGCGTTTGTTTTTCTCAGGTTATCCAGATCGAAACCCAAACCCTGTTATTCCCAAAAGACAGGCAGCTCCGCCGCCACGACCGGCCAAGATCACCCCGATAGGGAAAAGCAtggtaaaacatctaaattACTAAGAAATTAATGAGTTTATTTTACAGAAGAGGTTTGTGTAGCTTTTAGATTCAGCTGTGTGTTTCTTTTGCTTCTAGAAGCCAGAGCCGTCTCACGACCCGGAGGAGTTTTACATCGACCCCAATGATAGCAAACGTGAGTCTCTGAAAACAAGCtcataaattaagaaaataatcagttttTGATTCAGGATCGAGGCTATATTTGAAtaagaatacagtaaaaacagtaatatcggAAAGATatgattataatttaaaataactgttttctatgtgaatatactctaaaatgtaatttgtttctgtgatgcagaaatcattactccagtcttcagtgtcacatgatcttcagaaatcattctaatatgctgatttactgctcaagaaacatttctgattatcatcaatgttttgctgcccaatatttttgtggaaactatgatacattttatttttcaggcttctttgatgaataaaaagttgaaaagaacagcatttattagaaatagaaaCTATTTGTaacaattataaatgtaacattcactgtcacttttgaacaatttaatgcgtccttgctgaataaaagtattaatttcatacAAAACAATCTCGCTGAGTTTTGCACGATTGTGTACTTCAGAGAAAATGGATGGTCTAGTCTACAATAAAACTCTTCAACTTTATATTTTCTAGCTCCTGAGGTAATACGTAAAGATAAACCTGGTAAAAAAGCCCCACCTAAGAGACCCCCGATGAGACCTCCACCGGCCCCTCAGCAAGACGAAGGTCATTTCAACACATATTTATATCAGATATTACAGTATTATTTGATGACACACGGCATGTTTAGTTACTGTCCTCTCTGACCTTCCAGATGTTTACTTGGATCCAAATGAAGGGCAGGTAAGCATGACTGAGCatccaaaataataacattCTTGTCAgatattgtgattattttaatttcactttatATTTGTTTCTGTCAGGATGATGATGATACATATCTAGAACCTGTAGCAGGTCAGTGCACCACGTATTTATAACTTAAAATGATCTTATAGCTAACTTAAATCATATTTgtcattcattattttatcttttccAGAACCTCCTGCACTCCGAGGCCCGGCCCGTATGCCATTGCCTCCTAAAACTGTAGGACGAGACCTGCCACCACCAATGTATGTATGTCTaaatcagggttattatcataaaataaaacgaaaaccatatttaaaaaataataaaaatgacgtTTTTTGTTACTCGAGATAAAATCTAATATTCAGCTAGTTGCTGAAGCAGTATTTATGCTTTTTTAACTTGatgaaataactaaaactgaaataaaaatgtattaaaaaaactatACAGTGTATAAAACTAGTTTTATCTATTTAGTTtgcttgtaaaaaataatattgttaaaGTATTACATACAATTCACTGAAATATTGTTAAGACTATTTTAAATCCTATTTGAGTTTTGAGCAATGGATACAGCCTTTGATGCTGATATTgcattaaattgtaaataaataataattaaactaaaattacaaatatttttactcaAAGTACATTAATGTgcaattaaaaaatgcaatagaaaaatattagttttctttttaaatcaaatatcaATTTGAAAGATTGTATGtagttgttttattatgtattgttaaattattgtacACAGTTCACTTTAAGTATTgttattaagattattttatatcttattatttttgagtttaccaaaattataaaaaagtaataattaactacataaaaatgaaaaaggaaaataCAAAACTAAAAGCTATAatccaaaatattaaaactgtaGTATCtaaatgatactgaaaataaCGCCGGTCtaaattcatttaattacagaCTGGCGTTAAATTATGGTGTTTGATAATTAGTTCTTTCACTAAAGCATCTGTTCTTAGCATTACCTTGATGCATTTAGTAGCAACTTTTATCTTAAACAACTTACAGTGCATTAAACATGCATTTATACTCATCAGTGTgcattatttgtgaccctggagcacaaaaccagtcttaagtcgctggggtatatttgtagcaatagccaaaaatacattgtttgggtcaaaattatcgatttttcttttatgccaaaaatcattaggatattaagtaaagatcatgttccatgaagatatttagtaaatttcttaccgtaaatgtatcaaatattaatttttgattagtaatatgcattgctaagaacttcatttggacaactttaaaggcgattttctcaatatttagatttttttgcaccctcagattccagattttcaaatagttgtatctcagccaaatattgtcctatacaccatacatcaatggaaagcttttttgtacatttgtacAGAAACCACTCAGATCATCCCGGTAGTGActcttgtttttaaattaaatgttaatttaaatgaaattaaatgtttggtaATATCATTTCTTCTTGTCTTACAGAATGAAACCTCCTGTTCCCAGAGCCAAATCTGTAAGTACTAGTTCAACACACATTCATGCATTCGTTACAGTGTTCCTCTCCTGAAAGAACTGATTCATTTGTGCGTTTCCTCAGAGTTCGGTTCTGATCGGTGACACTGTGAACAAAGGTCAGAGAGTTGTTCCGTTTCAACTCATGTATGATGATATAAACCCACATGCATTGTTTCATTTGACGTCGAATCTGTTCGTATAGTTCTGCCGCCAGAAGTAAAACGTGCCACGTTTTCTGGCCAGCTGCCAACCGCACTAAACAGCAAACCAGTTCCTCCCATCATCCTCCCCAAAGAACCCAAACCCAGGTGAGCTTGTGAAGTCTTTACCTCTTTACACGTTCAGAAACAGCTTAAaatcaaaagagaaaaacaacaaatttgAAGCACGTTTTAGGTTTTTAAGATTGCattattttcaagaaaatgtCTTTAACTTTATGCTTTATGCTATTTCTCTGTAGTCCACTGATTTTTAATGAATGTAATGTGAAAAAACcccacaatatttaaaatattagtttgTAAAGCTCCTAGTTGTGTTTGTTacatggatttttatttatgcttaattaataaaacaaaataatagataattttttgagcaatgttttagtatcatttgatatactattatagttttttgttaatagtttgattttatttttatattaaaggtTAAAGGTTTAGTAATTTAAGCTTTAAGCTGGGCAAACAGTCACGTTGCTTTCTTTATGCAAAACttcttttgtttagttttttctggTGAAATATAAGATGCACAGTATTGGAAGTACTGTGTATTTTGGGTACAGTAAAATTATTTGCAtaatgatattattttcatgcaAATATCTCCAACCTCCAAAGCCGATTCTTGGGAGTCCACTGTAAAGCAGATATTAAATTTTCATTAATCTAATATgataaagtaatatttaaattgtaaagtaAAAATGTTAGAAAAGCTCACGGTTGTATTTATTGCAtggctttttatttaataatttaaaaaagtaatggatgatttttagtgttattttagcatcatttatatactattgttagattatgttttcattttaatttcagttaaagttttagtaattttgttatgttttgttgcttttaaaaaaaaaaatttttaattaaattttagtttagtttatttagttttagttattttagtgcttaaactaaatgaaaatgagttatgaaataagtttttttcttaaatttcaGGTAATGTTTATTACAATTAACAATGTTGtatggttttagttaataataataaccctacatttttaattaaaaaaaaaaatttaaatgaatatttgtgTTCATAATGGGCTTAATTGTCTCGAACATAAGTCACATTgctttctttatgcaaaataatgtCGTTCCTTTTGATTTTTTGTCATGAAATATAAGATGGCCATTTCTTTGTGACATTTGCTTCTTCACTTTTTGAACAGTGTCCGTTATAATTCAATCTGAACACTTTTACTTCCATCAGTTGTAAAACGAGACCAAACTATGTTCAAGTAAATATGTTGTTTTTCcagtcctcctcctcctccgtcTCTGGACAGCACAGGTgagattattttcattttttgttattctctATAACACATGAAAACAATGATAAGACTCAATCATAATTTCCATATAATTCACTCATGTTCTTTCCTCACACAGCGCTTTCTTTTGGAGCAAAGCCAGTCGCTCAGGTAAACACTACAGACACAATCAGTGTTTGTGATTGGTGACAAACTGCTAAAGCTGTCGCTGTATTCCGTCACTGATTGGCTGACTGTTTTGATCACGATCAGGGGGCGGGGCTACAGGACAAAGAGTGGTTTGCTGGAGTTTGTGAACGTAAGACCGCGGAGGAAACTGTGTTCAGGATTAACAAGGTGCGTctagttaaatataaatatttgcatattatttAAATGCTGCGTGTTTATTATCTAAATGGCAGTGTAGAATGGAGTCATATTGTTCGgaaattaatcaataaaataaaaagataatacattttatttgagtgCTGCATGTTTATCATCTAAATTCAGTTATATTGTTCTGAAattaagcaataaaataaaatataaaatcaaattaaatctaGGATCAAATAAAACCATACTCAGGATTATAAAGTTGTGTCTTTGTTTATGTGTGATTTGTATTTTGGCATGTTTATCCTGGGAATGTTCATTTCAATCATCGTTCTGAGATTAAGCTACTAAATACAgtatcaaataattaataaacaaaaatataaaataaaataaatttactgttaaataaatgttctgtTGAGTTATACTGTTCctaaataaagcagtaaaataaaataaaatataaaatatttatatttatttatataaaatatttataaaagtgcatattgctcttttgttgattttgattgcttccattgtcctcatttggataaaagcgtctgctaaatgactataTGTAAAATGACATAAAACTGCATTTACTGTTTACAGGTGATTTATATGTTCTGTTTAGTTAAATGCTACATATTTATCTTCCATATGTGAttgttgatatatatatatatatatatagctaacATTCACTAGTTTTGgacaatgtacagtatatttgtcATGTGTGTGTCTGGCAGGACGGCACGTTTCTGGTCAGATACAGCAGTTCCCAGAATGACCGACAGCCCTTCACGCTGGTCGTGTTTTACCGGCAGAACGTTTACAACATCCCTGTACGCTTCTTGGAGGATTCGCAACAGTACGCGCTCGGAAAAGAGGGCAAGAAGACGGAAGAGGTAGAGGAGGAGAGGAATATCTGCTTCTCTGTGcagatctgtctgtctgctttCACTTCAAATTCAGTTTGATAACATTCAAGTGTCTTTGTGCAGCTGTGCATgagttcacatttacatttatgcatttggcagatgctttcatCCAAAGCGGCATACgatgcattcattttttttttttcaattcatgCATTccttgggaatcgaacccatgaccttggtgttgccAGTGCCATGCCTTAACGTTTAGGCTGAACTTAAAGCACTATAAAAATACtccaaataattttttagatgtatcatttaattaaatgttgtttcacacaattattttcacAGGGATTGCTGAAATGCTTGTGTTTTGGCTCAAGCTCAGTCTCATGTGACCGCAAAATCCCTCCCCTCGTTACAGCTGGAGGATTTTATGCTTTTTGGCAAAGTCCtgaaatactttttgaaacacCTTAGGGATTTTTTTGGTCTAACATCTATATTCTAAATAATATCACATTGAAGCAAATCACTTtgagttataataataataataataaaaataataattttgattttgacattttcattgaagttttagtaattttgtagtttttgtatacatgtatgtattggtgtgtgtgtgtgtgtgtgtaggtgtatgtagtttttattcatttttcagttttaggtattttggttattttattacatcaactttaacaaaattaaaatgagaaatccttaggaactagctgaaataacattttattttgtttcagttaatgtttatttctttcaaataataaaaaccttttttgttGGAGTTTAATATGCATTTCATCTATATTTTGCTTTGACAAAAACGTTTTTATAtctatttaatcatttttgacatttgtgtgtatataaacacacacacacacacacacacatacatagtacatatataaatatatatatatatatatatatatatatatatatatatatatatatatatatatatatatatatatatatatatatatatggtttgttaggattggacactatttggccgagatacaactatttgaaaatctggaatctgaaggtgcaaaacaatcaaaatattgagaaaatcacctttaaagttgtccaaatgaagttcttagcaatgcatattactaatcaaaaattaagttttgatatatttatgataagaaatgtacaaaatatcttcatggaacactttatatcctaatgatttttggcataaaataaaaatggataattttgacccatacaatgtatttttggctattgctacaaatataccccagcgacttaagactggttttgtggtcatattaaaatgattaattgcgtgtatatatgtgtgtgtgtgtatgtatgtatatattttcaaaagttattcaaaaaaatgtaatgtcaaAGCAAAACTGCAGCATGACAGTGAATATTGCTCATTGGGATAGTTCtgatgatctgtgtgtgtgtgtgtgtgtgtgtgtgtgttttgcagctCTTCAGTAGTTTGCAGGAGATGATTTCTCATCACATGAAGAACCCTATCCTCCTGATCGACCGTAAGAGTCAAGCTAAACACAGCACTCACCTCTCTCACCCCGTTCGGCCCTAACGCTCTCGTCCTGCTCTCATTCCAGCCTTCACCTCCTGATATTGACCCTGATatcacacaaacactcactcaTACTCTGcctgaattatttattacattatgttTGTAATGCAGTCCGATGTTCATAGTATGTCTTGTGTTCTGAACATTTCATGTTTGGGGATTTTTGAATATGGTGACTATGTAGTGTTCTTTAAATAACTTTAGTTAAACTCTATACACATATAATGTTTACAGGACAACTTGTTGTCTCTGTGTAAAATagttaataaagaaataaagaaaaaaacaacatgtgacctttttggcatttttttccacacaaactttgcaatgaaattaaaacaaaattagaaaCTGAAATATGATAAGAGACTGTACTTTGAAACCATAAGCTAATCGTAATGCTAAGTGGTAAAGCAGTACAGTCGGGGTACTATTTGATAAAGTATTTATCAACATCGTGGtatttgaaatgatttgcatattaattaaatagcgTGATGTTTACATGACCGATCCTTGAAATGTTGATTTATATGTCAAATGATACCATGCTACTATATTAtgtttcatgtgtttgtttatgaactgaaactatttaaacatttgtttattgaaattaatgttaacaaaaatatataacgACTTAAAGTTACAGTTTCAgtaaatatttcagtttgttgccaaaggaatattttatagttttagtttagctTGTTAAAGTacttaaattactaaaactaaaaataactaaactaacctaaaatgtaaataaaataaaaataaaaataaaaatgtaaataaaataaaaataaaaatgtaaataaataattaaataattactcaacagaaacatttatgttaattgaaataaatgttacctaaaatataaaaatctttcagaaaaaaaaatctttaaatttTGGAGTAAATATTTCAGTTTGCTgccaaatgaatattttatttttaggttgaAGTACTTAAattacctgaaataaaaataaaaacttaatagactttcctttttttttttaagcatttggtaatttaaataaaatattataatatataataataaaaacaaatttgttatactttcattaaatatttcagtcagttgtgttttgttttatagtttagtttaagttgaagtacttattacttgaaattaaataaaaatgtaatgcaatcaaataaaataaatgttcacaaaaaaaaatctttcaatttttgagtgaatagtTCAGTTTGCTgccaaattaatattttattttttggttgaaGTActtaaattaactgaaataaaaatgaaaacttaatagacatttaaaaaagaagcatttggtaatttaaataaaataaataactaaaaacaactttgttgtactttcattaaatatttcagtcagttgtttcatgttttatagtttagtttaagttgaagtacttgaaatgaaataaaaatggaatgcaaataaaataaaattcattaaataaaataaaaattaagtaaacatAACAAATAGACAATCATAAAAggtcaattaaaatgaaaacggaaaatataaaaataaatgtaaaatactgtCTATAATATCGTATGAATGATAGTAGAACagcagtgttgttgttgttgctgctgctgctgctctgagtgagtgagtgtgcagAAATAGACCCCCAGTATTTCTGGCTGGAGGGGGGAGTTCCTGCTGTCACATGCTCGTCTCGAGCGGAAGGGTACAGCTGACCCCCTCACACTCCCTTCACCCGCAAACTCACGCATTTCCCTGCTTCATACCGCACCGAGCTCCTGTGAGAGTGTGTTTACAGCATCTGCGCCGCAGGACAGGAGGCTCCCCAGAACACCGGCTCGTATCAGTGCGCGCGGCTCTACTTTCTCACGCGGAGGAGTCCTGCAGAGCTCCGAGAAGAAGTCCGAGACACAGAGATTCACGAGCATTCACGGAATAACCGCGTCTAACGGGACACACAACTCAGAGGAacggaacacacacacaactcttCATCTGCgcccccctcctcctcctcatcttcctcctctcctctccgcGAGAATGGCGCAGATTTTACCGATCCGCTTCCAGGAGCATCTGCAGGTAAAACCGCACGGACTCACGCAACGCTCGACGCCGTTAAACCGTAAACACGCAACGGTGTAACGGCGGCCTTGTGCGCGAGTTATGTGACATTAGAGAATATAGAGTTGCGTTACATGTTACATAGTTGCCTGGCATTTAAAAGAATGACGGTAAAGGGATTGTTACATAGTAACAACGTTCCATGACGTGTCAGAAATTGTTACATTGTTGCATGACATTTGGAATTTTTACAGTATGCTACTGTATCTtggaatgtttcttttttgtgttACACAGTTGCACTTGcccaacatttaaaataatgctgtttttttattttttattaacattgttattcaatatcaatattttaGGTTACAACTAGTCCACTTTGATGTAGTCCTGCAGTGTTTTTAAGCAtcattacatataaaaatggTTACAATATTAAGTATTTTTACATATAGTGTTATGTTAAGTATTGCTACATATAACAATATTCCATCTACAGTAATATTAGCTCTTAAAACGGCTTGAATGATCATTATACACAAATTAGAACTAGTTTTAGATGACCTACAGTTCTTGAAATTGCATTCCAACTGCCCAGCATGGTGGAAATTGACACATTGTGACATCTTTGTATGATAAATTGCACAGTAGTTGCATGGTATGCAAAAAAATACCTTACTGTAGTGAAAAAAGCATCTTTGCTGCAGAGAGACGATGAAACTTGAATGACtcttcataatgcattgtgGAGGTACAGTATGTgcagtaaaatactgtattataGCTTTAATTTATGTAAACGAGGCCTctaaattacacatttaaattgGTTTTTGACATCTCACAGCTTCTGAATGTATGTTTAAGTGCTTTAAAGCTCTTTTGTAAGTTGTTGTTGGAAcaagtagtttttttttgttttgttttgtcttttaagGCTGAGGTATTGTTTCTTTTCTCTCTATACTGCATTAGTCAGATGAGCTTGTGTCTGTAATTGTGGGTTGGAAATGCACCGTCAGTAACTCCAGACATGCAGTATTCCTTCCTCACAGATAAAACATTCAGCACCATGCTGTCATGTGTGGCTTAAAAACACACTTCAGATAGCACCGTTTGCAGtctttaaaagaatagttcacccaaaaatgaatatttgcttaatgtcctcaccctcaggttattcaa is a window encoding:
- the si:dkeyp-117b11.1 gene encoding B-cell linker protein isoform X1, with translation MSFFGKLKPSLLHSGPPAPPRRTDNSSGYGWPEGEFDEEDGDTYEAPPCERSPVKVQPRHVEENVYLGYPDRNPNPVIPKRQAAPPPRPAKITPIGKSMKPEPSHDPEEFYIDPNDSKPPEVIRKDKPGKKAPPKRPPMRPPPAPQQDEDVYLDPNEGQDDDDTYLEPVAEPPALRGPARMPLPPKTVGRDLPPPIMKPPVPRAKSSSVLIGDTVNKVLPPEVKRATFSGQLPTALNSKPVPPIILPKEPKPSPPPPPSLDSTALSFGAKPVAQGAGLQDKEWFAGVCERKTAEETVFRINKDGTFLVRYSSSQNDRQPFTLVVFYRQNVYNIPVRFLEDSQQYALGKEGKKTEELFSSLQEMISHHMKNPILLIDRKSQAKHSTHLSHPVRP
- the si:dkeyp-117b11.1 gene encoding B-cell linker protein isoform X3, with amino-acid sequence MPYLYNSSGYGWPEGEFDEEDGDTYEAPPCERSPVKVQPRHVEENVYLGYPDRNPNPVIPKRQAAPPPRPAKITPIGKSMKPEPSHDPEEFYIDPNDSKPPEVIRKDKPGKKAPPKRPPMRPPPAPQQDEDVYLDPNEGQDDDDTYLEPVAEPPALRGPARMPLPPKTVGRDLPPPIMKPPVPRAKSSSVLIGDTVNKVLPPEVKRATFSGQLPTALNSKPVPPIILPKEPKPSPPPPPSLDSTALSFGAKPVAQGAGLQDKEWFAGVCERKTAEETVFRINKDGTFLVRYSSSQNDRQPFTLVVFYRQNVYNIPVRFLEDSQQYALGKEGKKTEELFSSLQEMISHHMKNPILLIDRKSQAKHSTHLSHPVRP
- the si:dkeyp-117b11.1 gene encoding B-cell linker protein isoform X2; protein product: MHRGTNKNNSSGYGWPEGEFDEEDGDTYEAPPCERSPVKVQPRHVEENVYLGYPDRNPNPVIPKRQAAPPPRPAKITPIGKSMKPEPSHDPEEFYIDPNDSKPPEVIRKDKPGKKAPPKRPPMRPPPAPQQDEDVYLDPNEGQDDDDTYLEPVAEPPALRGPARMPLPPKTVGRDLPPPIMKPPVPRAKSSSVLIGDTVNKVLPPEVKRATFSGQLPTALNSKPVPPIILPKEPKPSPPPPPSLDSTALSFGAKPVAQGAGLQDKEWFAGVCERKTAEETVFRINKDGTFLVRYSSSQNDRQPFTLVVFYRQNVYNIPVRFLEDSQQYALGKEGKKTEELFSSLQEMISHHMKNPILLIDRKSQAKHSTHLSHPVRP